A DNA window from Ctenopharyngodon idella isolate HZGC_01 chromosome 8, HZGC01, whole genome shotgun sequence contains the following coding sequences:
- the emilin3a gene encoding EMILIN-3 isoform X2 — protein sequence MKAEYNKCDWGQKCPTIKYRTYYKPMYKVAYKTLTELEWKCCPGYAGVGCTAVYGMKARPLFKGPMPAQKDPIPHFKGPMPMQKGPMPPFKGPMPMQKGPMPPFKGPMPIQKGPMPPFKGPIPAQKGPMPSFKGPMQKGPMPSFKRPMPTQKGPVPSFKGSKPSQKASFKGQFPHPHFNGNPWNQPQPPSNGMNGYPGPNTGPSSQDASVEPYPDHQEPEVDYPEPMPEPQDLGLDLIPRENEPITGYQDPQPDRHGSISEHSETEPVSNARAPSGGSETNQGHDDNIIEDERLGRIEEDVQRLFLGLETLRGTVTGMEDSLRASLREDANRMLTALISAAPSPIAAPSLSRDSSVGFGDLPGGAPDIEGSDVVGQFPNLVDLAEKVSELRAELLAKASELEEIRGAVMGHNNTLQRLSDGSVNITQTNFQKALEKIVESKMSEARVAILDGFEKRVESAEDRCEGRMAEVRLQCKEELLNGQDQIEQVLDIRAVGLRTELQKLQAQLQDLEPEEGCCIAVSGLTERLILVEQSVGGLNESQIHLRAELGGHKDHIEGMLEGRLAYVESKMNIALNQEEANINKRVPTDLEAQLEGKLKALESRLLAAVEELGNVTAPTLLEGQAVPTMETDIESLRRSVEDDLDRLQEQLKSIEVMCTSSCVPQPVLTGYAAPLANKEDKIEDNHKELNGKLDLQVERLNNLNATLYNLLVQLAEKQEVGLQGEVTLLKVSVNSVNRSLCGLQESLGSVIREVSHTNLTWQEREERLAQQVKGVVQLVGRQASMLGTGERKLTRLKGELQDLRRRVAGELQGCRSTALGVQKEVNEVGGRVARVEGQCGGLAHLADDLERIRGELERHSDGYLSHVNSTLVNHSHQLSELRDSIQNCTGSSGSTRKAGDSIATTQQMEEQQTTQPAHPRGDQFAVPTQHRGD from the exons TATGCAGAAGGGCCCTATGCCTCCATTTAAAGGGCCCATGCCTATGCAGAAGGGCCCTATGCCTCCATTTAAAGGGCCCATGCCTATACAGAAGGGCCCTATGCCTCCATTTAAAGGGCCCATCCCTGCACAGAAGGGTCCCATGCCTTCTTTTAAAGGGCCTATGCAGAAGGGTCCCATGCCTTCTTTTAAAAGGCCTATGCCTACACAAAAGGGTCCAGTGCCTTCTTTTAAAGGTTCCAAACCCTCTCAAAAGGCTTCATTTAAAGGGCAGTTTCCTCATCCCCACTTTAATGGAAACCCCTGGAATCAACCTCAACCACCGTCTAATGGCATGAATGGATACCCAGGCCCTAATACTGGACCCTCTTCCCAAGATGCCTCAGTTGAACCTTATCCAGACCACCAAGAACCGGAAGTAGATTATCCTGAACCCATGCCAGAGCCTCAAGATCTTGGCCTTGATTTAATCCCAAGAGAGAATGAGCCAATCACAGGCTACCAGGATCCTCAGCCAGATCGCCATGGTTCTATATCAGAGCACAGTGAGACAGAGCCTGTTTCCAATGCACGGGCGCCCTCTGGTGGTAGTGAAACAAACCAAG GTCATGATGACAACATTATTGAAGATGAGCGGTTGGGTAGGATAGAAGAGGATGTGCAGCGACTCTTTCTTGGTCTTGAGACTCTCCGTGGTACAGTGACAGGTATGGAGGACAGTTTGCGTGCTTCCCTCCGTGAAGATGCCAACCGGATGTTGACTGCACTTATTTCTGCAGCACCTAGCCCTATTGCTGCTCCTTCCCTGTCCAGGGACTCTTCTGTGGGTTTCGGAGATCTTCCTGGAGGTGCACCGGATATTGAGGGTTCAGATGTGGTGGGACAGTTCCCAAACTTGGTCGATTTAGCTGAAAAGGTTTCAGAGCTGCGAGCAGAGCTTCTGGCAAAGGCATCTGAGCTGGAAGAGATAAGAGGAGCAGTCATGGGTCACAACAACACCCTTCAAAGACTGTCAGATGGGTCAGTGAATATTACTCAAACTAACTTCCAAAAGGCCCTGGAGAAAATAGTGGAGTCCAAAATGAGTGAAGCTCGGGTGGCCATCTTAGATGGCTTTGAAAAACGTGTGGAGAGTGCTGAGGACCGATGCGAGGGTCGCATGGCAGAGGTGCGGCTCCAGTGCAAGGAAGAACTTTTGAATGGACAAGATCAGATTGAGCAAGTCCTAGACATAAGGGCCGTAGGATTGAGGACAGAACTCCAAAAACTTCAGGCTCAACTTCAAGACCTGGAGCCTGAAGAGGGTTGTTGCATTGCTGTATCAGGTCTAACTGAAAGGCTAATTCTTGTTGAGCAGTCAGTGGGTGGCTTGAATGAGTCCCAAATACACCTACGTGCCGAACTTGGTGGACACAAGGACCATATAGAGGGCATGTTGGAGGGCCGACTGGCTTATGTGGAATCCAAGATGAATATTGCATTGAATCAAGAGGAAGCAAACATTAACAAAAGAGTGCCCACCGACCTGGAGGCGCAGTTAGAGGGGAAGCTTAAAGCTCTTGAAAGTCGTCTCTTGGCTGCAGTGGAGGAGCTAGGTAATGTCACAGCACCAACTTTGCTAGAGGGTCAGGCTGTGCCCACAATGGAGACAGATATAGAATCACTCAGAAGAAGTGTTGAGGACGATTTGGACCGTTTACAGGAACAGCTTAAATCCATAGAGGTTATGTGCACTTCATCTTGTGTTCCACAACCTGTTCTTACAGGATATGCAGCTCCTCTGGCAAATAAGGAGGATAAAATTGAGGACAACCACAAGGAACTGAACGGGAAACTTGATTTACAAGTAGAGAGATTGAATAACCTCAATGCCACACTATATAATCTTCTTGTCCAGTTGGCAGAGAAACAGGAGGTAGGTCTTCAGGGTGAGGTGACCCTACTGAAAGTTAGTGTGAACTCCGTTAACAGATCGCTCTGTGGCTTGCAAGAGTCTCTTGGCTCTGTGATCAGAGAGGTCAGTCACACCAACCTTACCTGGCAAGAGAGAGAAGAAAGGCTTGCACAGCAAGTGAAGGGTGTGGTTCAGCTGGTGGGGCGACAGGCATCTATGCTGGGTACTGGGGAGCGAAAGTTGACCCGTCTGAAAGGAGAACTTCAGGATCTGCGGCGGAGAGTGGCCGGAGAGCTTCAGGGTTGCCGCTCCACTGCCCTGGGTGTCCAGAAGGAGGTAAATGAAGTCGGGGGTCGTGTTGCCCGTGTGGAGGGTCAGTGTGGAGGGCTGGCACACCTGGCTGATGACCTAGAGAGAATTCGAGGAGAGCTAGAAAGGCACTCTGATGGGTATTTGTCTCATGTAAATAGCACCCTTGTTAACCATTCTCACCAGCTGTCCGAGCTCAGAGATAGCATTCAAAACTGCACTGGATCATCTGGGTCTACTAGGAAAGCCGGGGACAGTATAGCTACAACACAACAAATGGAAGAACAACAAACAACACAACCAGCCCATCCCAGAGGAGACCAGTTTGCAGTTCCCACACAGCACAGAGGTGACTAG